In Microbulbifer elongatus, the DNA window GTACGGAGATGGAAATTTCCAGTGGCATACTCAGCCCCCGGTAACCGGCGGGAAGAAGGCGACTTCATCGCCATCACAGATGGCGGCGTCCATGGTGGACAGCTTCTGATTGAGGGCTACCTGCAGCTGATCGTTGCCGAGAGCGCGCTGCCAGACTGCACCCTGCCCGGCCAGTTTGCTGCGCAGCTGGGCCACATCGGCCAGGCCTTCCGGCTCGACTTCCATTACATCCCGTTCCAGTTGTTCGCGCAGGCTGGCAAAGAACAATACCTTGATCACGATTTTCCCCCTGCACTCTGTTCAGGTGTCCAGTGACCGCGCTTGCCACCCACTTTCTCCTGAAGCCTGGTAGGGCCGATGACCATGGCCGGATCTACGGCTTTACACATGTCGTAGATGGTGAGCGCGGCGACGCTTGCTGCGGTAAGCGCTTCCATTTCTACGCCGGTGCGGCCGGCGAGACGGCAGAAAGCCTGGATGTTGACGGTTTGGCTGGCTTCATCCAGCTCGAAATCCACCTGCACTTTGGTCAGGGCCAGTGGGTGACACAGGGGTATCAGGTCTGCGGTTTTCTTGGCGGCCTGAATACCGGCAATGCGCGCGGTGGCGAGCACATCTCCTTTTTTGTTGTTGCCGGCTTTCAGCTGTTCAAAGGTTTCCGCAGACATGGAGACGGCGGATTCGGCCCGGGCGGTGCGGTCGGTGATGTCTTTGTCGGTGACATCGACCATGCTGGCTTCGCCCTTTTGGTTCAGGTGTGTGAGGGTCATGGTGTTCTTACTTGGGCAGCATTGAGCGAATTATTTAGTTAGATAGCCTACGAAATTGCAGGGCATGTGGGTTGCAGTCAGTTGTTCGCGCAGCAGTTTGGTCCAGCCGGTTTTGCAGGCGCCGGTGGAGCCCGGAAGACAGGCGACCAATGTGCGGTTGGCGATGCCGGCGAGTGCACGGGACTGGATGGTGGAGGAGCCGATTTCCTCATAGCTGATGGATCGGAATATTTCGCCGAAGCCGTCGATGTGTTTGTCGAGCAGGGGGACGAGGGCTTCGGGGGTGGAGTCGCGGCCGGCGAAACCGGTGCCGCCGGTGGAGATGATGACCTGGATTTCGGGGTCGGCGATCCATTGGCTGACTTTGGCGCGCAGGAGATATTTGTCGTCGATGACGATGGCTTTGTCGGCGAGGTTGTGGCCGTCTGCTTTCAGGGCTTCTACGAGGTAGTTGCCGGAGGTGTCGTTTTCTTCGGTTCTTGTGTCTGACACCGTAAGAATGGCGATGTTGAGTTTTTGATCTGGGTTTGTTGGGGCGTGGCTCATTGGCTTTTTGTGCTCCGTAGCTTTTTTGCTCTGACTAAAGTTCTGAGGCGAGCGGTCATCGGGTGAAAGGTTTCAGGACCGCTGTAGACCCATCCCTGGGCGCTGCGGCGCAAACATCCTGTTTGCGACGCTCCTGAAACCTTTCACCCGACGCCCGCTCTTCAATTCTGATTTATGTACTTCGTAAGCCTAAAAGCTCAACCACCGATGATCGAAAGGTTCTGGGTTCCGCCGGTATTCCCTTGCTGCAGATAGTGACTGACTTCTTTATTGCCAATCAGTGCCCGCACTTTTTCGGCCAGTGCGTCGGCCTCGCCTGTACGGATGGTTTCGCGCAGGTCGAGGCCAGCATCGCTGAACAGGCACAGGTGCAGTTTCCCCTGGGCGGAGACGCGCAGGCGGTTGCAGCTGTTGCAGAAGTCTTTGCTGTAGGGGGTGATGAGGCCGATGCGGCCTGCATAGTCGGGGTGGACGTATTCGCGGGCGGGGCCGGCGTCTATGGCTCTGGGGAGGAGTTGCCAGCCGGTTTCGATCAGCTGCTGTTCGATGTCGCTGCCGCGCAGGTGGTTACTGGCGAAGTAGTCGCGGTTGTCGCCGGTCTGCATGAGTTCGATAAAGCGCAGGGTGACGGGGGTGGTTTTTAGCCAGTCGAGGAATTGATGCAGTCGGGTCTGAGCACCATCGGAGAGCAGGACGGCGTTGACCTTGGTCTGGATGCCCAATTCCAGTGCGCGGTCGATGCCGGTACGGATTTTGGGCAGGCAGTTGTGGCCGGTGATGCGGGCGAATTCCGCATTGTCGAGGCTGTCGATGCTGATATTGAGCTGGTGGAGGCCGCTGCGGTGCCAGGTGTCGATGACACTGGGGAGCTTGTAACCATTACTGGTGACGGCGACGCGATGGATACCGGGGGTAGCACTGGCGGCCTGAATAAGCTCTGGCAGGTCTTTGCGCAGCGAGGGTTCACCGCCGCTCAAGCGCACTTTTCGGGTGCCCAGTTGGGCGAAGGCGCGCATAACGGTACCGGCTTCCGCGACACTGAGGTCGGGGGCTTTTGGGGTGGCCTGGTAGCCGTCGGGCAGACAGTAGTCACAACGGAAGTTGCAGACGTCTGTTACGGACAGGCGCAGGTAATAGAAGCGACGGCCGTGACCGTCCTCCAGGATGTTGTTCTGTTTCATCACCTTTCCAAATGCGGGAGGCCGTTCGGTTTCCCTTGCGACCCTGGCGGGCTGGCTGCTGCCGCCCGCGGCCTGAGCCCCATATCTGTGACGTAGGGGAGCAGGCTCGGTGTTTTCGTTCACTTCATGATATGCAATTTAGCGGCCAGGCGCTGCAATTTCTGCCTCTATTCCACTTCCAGAATTTTGAGGGTATTGGTCCCCCCGTGGGATTGCATGAGGTCGCCGCGAATCAGTATGACCTGGTCGCCCGGCTTGACGATTTCTCTGGCTTTGAGTGTATCCAGGGCCCGCTGGTTCAATTCCCGGTCCCCTTCCTTCTCTCCCGGCACAAACAGCACCGAGATGACGCCACGATACAACGCCATACGCCGCTGGGCCACTGGATCGTGGGCGAGACCGACGATGGGCAGACCGGAACGGATGCGGGAAGCGATCAGCGGGGTATAGCCGGTCTGGGTCATACAGGCGATGGCGGTGACGCCGGCCAGATGGTTGGCGGCATACATGGCAGACAGGGAGATGGTTTCGTCGATGCGAATGAAATCCTGGTGCATACGGTGCCCGGACTCCTGCGCCGAGCGCTCCCGTTCCGCGCCGAGGCACAGGCGGGTCATGGCCTCTACCGCCTCCACCGGGTAGTCACCGGCGGCAGTTTCCGCCGAGAGCATGACCGCGTCTGTCCCATCCAGCACCGCGTTCGCCACGTCGAACACTTCTGCGCGGGTAGGCAGCGGTGCGGTAATCATGGTTTCCAGCATCTGGGTGGCGGTGATCACCGCGCGATTCAGCTGACGGGCGCGCAGGATCATGCGTTTCTGCACGCCGATCAGCGCTGCATCGCCAATCTCCACCCCCAGATCGCCCCGGGCCACCATTACCGCTTCCGAGGCGCGAATGATATCGTCGAGGGTTTCCTCATCCGCCACGGCTTCCGCGCGTTCCACCTTGGCCACCAGGCCGATATGCCTGCCCGCCTCACCAAGTAACGCGCGCGCTTCCTGCATGTCTGCGGCGGTGCGCGGGAAAGACACCGCCAGATAATCCACGCCGATGTCGATGGCGGTTTTCAGGTCGGCTTTGTCTTTATCGGTCAGGGCCGCGGCGGAGAGGCCGCCTCCCTGCTTGTTGATACCTTTGTTGTTGGACAGTTTGCCCCCTACCACCACGGTGGTGTGTACCTCGCGGTCACTGACACGGTCTACTTCGAGTACCACACGGCCGTCGTCCAGCAACAGCACATCCCCGGCAGAGACGTCGCGAATCAGATCCTTGTAGTCACACCCCACCCGCTTCTCGTCGCCCTCATTGGCGTCCAGGGACATATCCAGTACAAACGGCTGCCTCTCCTGCAGGTTGATGGCATTGTCGCGGAAGCGCGCGATGCGGATTTTGGGGCCCTGTAAATCGCCGAGAGCGGCGACGGTTTTGCCGAGGCGATCGGCGATTTCCCGCACCTGTTGCAGGCGGCGGCGGTGGTCGTCGGCGGTCCCATGAGAGAAGTTCAGACGCACCACGTCCACCCCGGCCTTGAGCATTTTCTCGAGCACACCCTGTTTGTCACTGGCCGGGCCCAGGGTGGCCACAATCTTGGTGCGGCGGACAGGGTTGGCTGTGCGCTGGTTGGCAGGTTTCTGGCTCATCAGGACCTCTGTTTATCCACTCTGGCGTCATTCAATATTGTGTTGTTTGCCGTGTATGCACTGATGTCCCACACGGGGAAAGCCCTCCACCCCCTCGCTCTATTTCGCCGTGGGCAAAATCAGAATCGCACGAAAATCATTCACATTGGTGCGTGTGGGGCCGGTGATGATCAGGTTTTCCAGCTCGGCAAAAAAACTGTAGGCATCGTTGTTGGCGAGGTAAGCGGCGGGGTCCAGCCCCTGCGTCTGCATACGCGTCCAGTCGCCGGGGGCAAAGAGTGCGCCCGCATTGTCTTCGGACCCGTCGATACCATCGGTATCCACCGCCAGGCCATAAATACCCTCGGCACCGGCAAGGGTGGAGAACAACCCCAGCAGGTATTCGACGTTGCGCCCGCCCCGGCCGTTGCCGGTGACCGTCACACTGGTTTCACCACCGGAGAGGATCAGAAGCGGCTCGCGGCTGTCACGCTGTGCAGCGAGGGCCAGCAGGCCGTGTTCGGCCCCCAGGGTTCGGGCTTCTCCCTCGAGGTTATCGCCCAGTACACGCACCTTGATACCGGCAGCAACCGCCGCACTGCGGGCGGCCTCCAGCGCATCACTGGCTTTGGCCAGCATTACCGGGGTATCCCTTGCAAAGGCGGGATCCTCAGGGTGGGGTGTACTTCCCTCTCTCTGCAGATGCGCGCGCAGGCTCTGGTCAATTTCAAGGTTGTAGCGCCGCAGAATTTCAAGAGCGTCTCTCGGCGTCGAGTCATCGGGCAGGGTGGGACCGGAAGCAATCAGTGTGGGGTCGTCCCCTGGCACATCGGAAATCAGATAGGTCACTACCTGCGCCGGGTGGGCGGCAGCAGCAAGGCGACCACCTTTGATGGCTGACAGATGCCGCCGTACTGTATTGATTTCCCGAATGGGGGCACCGCAGCGCAACAGGGCCTTGTTGACGGACTGTTTCTGCGCCAGCGTGAGTCCCGCTGCCGGCAGTGTCATCAGGGCCGAACCGCCTCCTGAAATCAGCGCGATCACGAGGTCACTCTGACCGAGTTCAGTGACCGCTGCCAGCATCCGCCTCGCCGCCACCTCTCCCATGTTGTCGGGCATGGGGTGTGCTGCTTCCAGCACATCGATCATTTCACACTGCGCTCCGTGCCCATAGCGGGTGACCACCAGCCCTTCGAGGTCCGCGTCGGGATAATTCGCGGACCAGGCCTTTTCCAATGCGGCCGCCATGGCTGCAGCGGCCTTCCCGGCACCGATCACAACTGTACGACCACTGGGTGGCTCAGGTAGCCGGGCGGGTAGCAGCGTATCCGGGTGCACAGAGGCAATAGCCACATCCGCGAGCGCGCGTAGCCAGGCAGTAAAATCGTGTGGACGTTTGAGGGTCGACAACTCGGGCAGTCTGTTCATCGAAGCGGGCCTCATACCTGTTATCTAATTATCGTTTCATCAATGCCCTACCCGGGGGGTCGCGTTCCGATCGCCAGCTGTGATCCATTCCATTCAGACGGCACCGGGTATGCTGCACACCGGATCATTTTCGTCAGTGTAGTGCAAGTCGGAGCGTGACCGAGGGCGCTGGATGCGGTACCGGCAGCGGGCAGGCAATTCTTCTTCACAGGCTTTAATGCAAGAAGGGTTCCGAAGAAGGCATCGGACAACATTAGAGAAATGCGAATTTGGCGATAAAGATCGCACTCAGAACATACAGGCTGATCGAGATCTTCTCGTGCTGACCGGTAAACAGCTTCATCGCCGTGTAGGTCACAAACCCCAGCGCGATACCATTGGCGATGGAAAAGGTGAGCGGCATCATGACCGCGGTGACAATGGCAGGAATACTGTCGGAATGATCTTCCCAGTTGATATGGGCCAGTCCGCCCATCATCAGCATGGCCACGTAGATCAGTGCGCCAGCGGTCGCATACGCCGGAATCATACCGGCGAGTGGGGCAAAAAATACCGCCAACAGAAACAGCAGGCCAACCGTCACAGCGGTCAGCCCTGTGCGACCACCCGCAGCGACACCGGAGGCACTTTCCACATAACTGGTGACGGGTGGACAGCCGACGAAGGCCCCCATCACACTGGAGGTGGAGTCCGCTTTCAGTGCCCGCGGCAGATTCTTGATCTGGCCATGGTCATCCACCAGGTGCGCGCGGTGAGCAACCCCCATCAACGTCCCCGCGGTGTCGAACATATTCACAAACAGAAAGGCAAGAATGACGCTGATCATGCCCACGTTGAAAGCGCCCTGTACATCCATTGCCAGCCAGGTCGGCGCCAGGCTCGGCGGCGTGGACACGAGGCCCTGATATTCCACCAGTCCGAGGGCCCAGCCCAACGCCGTCACCCCCAGCATACTGAACAGAATTGCGCCAAACATATTGCGGTAGCTGAGGATCGCGATCAGCAGGAAGCACAGGGCCGCGAGCAGCACCGAGGGATCACTGAAACTGCCCATGGAAAGTAGCGTGGCCGGGTTATCCACAACGATACCGGCCGTTTTGAGACCGATCAGCCCGAGAAACAGGCCGACACCGGCGCCCATGGCAAAGCGCAGACTCATGGGAATACTGTTCAACAACCACTCGCGAATGCGCGACAGGCTCATGATCATAAATAGCACGCCGGAGATAAATACCGCCCCCAGCGCGACCTGCCAGCTATAGCCCATTTCCCCCACCACGGTGTAGGTAAAGAAGGCGTTGAGCCCCATTCCCGGAGCCAGCCCCACCGGCCAGTTGGCGTATAGCCCCATCAGGAAGCAGGCCAGCGCAGCACCGATACAGGTTGCGACAAACGCCGCCCCGTGATCTACACCGGCTTCCGCCATAATATTGGGGTTAACAAAGATCACGTATGCCATGGTAAAAAAGGTGGTGACACCCGCCACCAGCTCGGTTTTTACCGAGGTCTTGTGCGCGCGCAGTTTGAATACGCGGTCGAGAAAACCATTGCTCTCTAAATTCACAGCGCTCTTTGCCGAGTGGTTCGGCCGGTTCTGGAAACGCCCCGGTGCCCGGCGTTTCAGTGAATGATGATGTCAGTATCGTTCGCTATTCCTCAGAGCAGGCTCTGTGCTCATCGGCGTCGCTGACCGACTGCCTGTTCCGGCCTGTCATTCCGGTTCTGGCTCCGGCTCCTGATTGAGCCCATCCTGGGGTACCGATTCAAACGGCGGTACGTCGAGACCACAGCCTCGCAGTATCACGTCAATCAGGAATTTCGCCGCGTGGTCGAAGTCTTCCTGGGTGTACTCGGCCTTGCCCTCAATCACCAGAATCTGCGTCTGGAAGTCCGCATAGTATTGCGTGGAAGACCAGATCAGCAGGATCAACTGCACCGGGTCAACGGGTGCCATCTGCCCATCGTCGACCCATTGCTGGATCACCCCGGCGCGGTCGCGCACCCAGTCCCGCAGCCCCGAGCAGATATGCTCCTTCAGTATCGGCGCCCCTTTGATGACCTCCAGCGCAAACAGGCGCGACGCCTGTGGGTGGGTGCGGGACATTTCCACCTTGACGCGAATAAAACGCGCCAGTGTCATGGCGGGGTCATCTTCTGGTCTGATCGACGCGAGCATCGCATCCCAGCGCTCGATGATTGACTCGAACAGCGCGATGTACAGACGCTGCTTGTTGCTGAAATAGTAGAGCACATTGGACTTGGGCAGTGCCGCACGCTCCGCGATACGCTGAATGGTGGCACCGCGGAAGCCATGCAGGGCAAACTCTTCTTCCGCTGCCGCCAGGATCAGCTCGCGGTTGCGCACCCGGATTTTACCCGCCCGCTTTGCGGGAGCCGTTGTGGGCTCGGCTCGCTCTGACGAGAGATTGAACGATGAACTGGTTGACCGGGACATGGATCCACCGCGGTTTTTGACACTTGTTTGACAATAGTGCAACTGGCGGAGAGTGGCAAAGCAGGGCCCCAACTAAAAAGACCGGCCAACTGGCCGGTCTTTGCTGTGAAATCTGCTCAGTCTGCCAACAAATCAATGGCGGTCAATGCCGAGCCGGAGACATACAATACCCCCTCGTCGCTGAGACTGAGTGCACCGGAGGCCGCGTAGGACCACACGGCGTCCCGGCTCTGCAGATCAATGGCGTAGGTTGTGGTGGCGCCCCCCACAAACACGTGCGTACGGGTAATCACGATATTTGACGTCAGGGATTCGCTTGCCTCGTAATTCCACAAGACCGTACCCGTCGATTCGTCAATGACCTTCAGTATTCCGGATTCAATGGCAAAGATCTGGCCCAGATGTGATGAGGGCTGCCCGGTATAGTTCCCCGAACGCTCCCACAGAATGGCTCTCTGCTCCAGATCAAATACCACCAGAGTACCGCGCTGGATTGCTACCGAGTTTCCAATCCCGGTCAGCACCGTCGCCATCCCCACGTCATAGCCACCCGAATCGAAGCTGGGGAAATCAATGCGATAGGCGAGCTCACCGGTCAGCCGGTCGTAGGCGGCAAAATCCGTGATAAACGCATACACATACTGATCATCCACCGCGGGTGTAAAGCCGTCATATTGCGCCGTATAGGCAAACCAGTTTTCGCTGCCGGTTGCTGCATTGTGGGAATACATGCCCCCGTAATACCCACCCGCGATGTACAGCTGCCCCGCGAAAGGTGTGGGAGCCAGGTAGCTGGACCACTGATTTCTGTACGCGGTAGCAAAGTGTAGAGCCCCGGTCTCGGCATCGACGCCACGGATAAAGGAATCCCCGTGGCCTCCGCTCTGGAAGTACACGCGGCCATCAGCATACGCCGGGGGATTCAGGCTGTTGATATCGTCGTAGGCTTTTTCCCAGCGTATTTCACCGGTTTCCGCATTCAACCCGTATATCCGTTGATTACTGAAGTAGCTGTCACTGGAGACAAAAACCCCACCATCGCCCGCGGCCACGGAGTGAAGCCTGGAAACATCCGGAAAGCTCTTGCTCCAGCGCAAGGTGAAATCGGCCTCGTCCAGATCCCACGGTGTATAGCCGGTATGATCTGCTCCCCCCTGGGCACTCCCCCAGACCACCGGCATCGGGAAGTCCAGCTCATCCGTCGGTGACGTATGCGCGACATACTCCTCGAGATTGGTAAAGGTATCCGAATCGAGATCTCCCGCCGCGTCTTCCGGCGCGTTCGGATCCAGCGCAAACTCGACCTCCCAATTGTCTGGCATGATGTCGCCATCGGTGTCTTTCAACAGCGGTGAAGAGGCATGCACGACGTATTCATCGTAATCCGTCAGGCCATCACCATCGGTATCCGCCAGAATCGGTGAGGTTCCGAGTACGGATTCCTCGAGGTTGGTCAGCCCATCGTCGTCGGCATCATCAGCGGCGTCATTGACCAGCACATTCAGACCGTGGGTAACCTCGTAAAGGTCGCCCATGCCGTCCTGGTCGGAATCACTGGCCAGGGGATCAGAACCATGAACCTCCAACTCCTCCTGGTCGCCAACACCATCACCATCGGAATCCGTGAGATTAGGGTCGGTACCGGCGGCCAGCTCTTTGTCGTCGGTCAGACCATCCCCATCGGAATCCGGGTGCAACGGATCCGTGCCATGCACCAGTACTTCATCTCCATCGCTGACGGTATCTCCATCGGTATCGGCCTTGTTCGCACGGGTGCCGAGAGAGAACTCCTCCAGGGCGGTCAGATTGTCCAGATCATAGTCCGATGACGCATCCGCAGGGTTGTTGGCATCAAGCCCATTGGCGGCTTCCCACCAATCCGGCAGGCCATCGCTGTCGCTATCCAGGTGCGGGGTGAAATCGACAAACTCGGCAAAGACCGGCAGACGGGAAAACCCGCTGAGATCGCCATTCACTAGTGCCACATTCTCGAAGCGGGAAGACAACAGCAGGTCACCGTTGCTCCGCAGAGAGATGTCATAGAAGCTACCGCCCACCTCCAGCTCAGCCTGATGATTTCCGAAGGCGTCATACTTGTGGACATCCCCGCTCCAGTCCGCAATGAACAGCTCGCCAGCGGTATTGACGGCAATAGAACGGCCCTCATCCACCGTGAGCTCCGATACTAACGTCATGGTGTCCGGGTCGAACTTATCGATGACGCGCCCGGTAAAACCATAAAGATATCCGTCTTCGCCAACGGTCAGGTCGATATAACCATTGCCACTGACAAAATTGAACGAGCCGTCACTCAGGTCAAACTCAACAATGCCCTGATTGGGGCTTCCCGAGGTCGCCATATTGGTGACGAATACCCGCTCTCCGATTGCATCGATCCCTCCGTAGGTACCGTTGTTGATGGTGGACCATCCCGGTGCGGTGTAATGCTCCCACTGGTGATCCCTGGGCGAATAAATACTGAGCTTCGGCTCGAAGGTGCCATTGAAGACGGCCACACGGCCATCAGCGAGAACCGCGATATCCCGCGCCTCTTCGCTGTATGCACCCTGACCAGCAACCTCCACCTCCTTCAGAAGTGTGGCGTCGTAATCGTAGAACTGAATTTTGTTGTCATTGGACGCGACAAAGCTCGCCCCCATTTCAAATACGTTGTCCAGCGGTGCCACAACGAAATTATCCAGATACACCGAGCAGTCATCACTGCTACTGGTGATGGAAATTGTCAGCTCTCTATTGCCGGCTGCCAATGACAGTTTCTGGGTCTGCCAGATTGACTGCGGAGGGTAACCACTAAAGACCTGCTCACCATCCACCCGGATAGACACATTTTTGTCGTAGTAGTTGTAGCAATCAGACACCAT includes these proteins:
- the moaD gene encoding molybdopterin converting factor subunit 1; its protein translation is MIKVLFFASLREQLERDVMEVEPEGLADVAQLRSKLAGQGAVWQRALGNDQLQVALNQKLSTMDAAICDGDEVAFFPPVTGG
- the moaC gene encoding cyclic pyranopterin monophosphate synthase MoaC, with translation MTLTHLNQKGEASMVDVTDKDITDRTARAESAVSMSAETFEQLKAGNNKKGDVLATARIAGIQAAKKTADLIPLCHPLALTKVQVDFELDEASQTVNIQAFCRLAGRTGVEMEALTAASVAALTIYDMCKAVDPAMVIGPTRLQEKVGGKRGHWTPEQSAGGKS
- the moaB gene encoding molybdenum cofactor biosynthesis protein B, with product MSHAPTNPDQKLNIAILTVSDTRTEENDTSGNYLVEALKADGHNLADKAIVIDDKYLLRAKVSQWIADPEIQVIISTGGTGFAGRDSTPEALVPLLDKHIDGFGEIFRSISYEEIGSSTIQSRALAGIANRTLVACLPGSTGACKTGWTKLLREQLTATHMPCNFVGYLTK
- the moaA gene encoding GTP 3',8-cyclase MoaA, which codes for MKQNNILEDGHGRRFYYLRLSVTDVCNFRCDYCLPDGYQATPKAPDLSVAEAGTVMRAFAQLGTRKVRLSGGEPSLRKDLPELIQAASATPGIHRVAVTSNGYKLPSVIDTWHRSGLHQLNISIDSLDNAEFARITGHNCLPKIRTGIDRALELGIQTKVNAVLLSDGAQTRLHQFLDWLKTTPVTLRFIELMQTGDNRDYFASNHLRGSDIEQQLIETGWQLLPRAIDAGPAREYVHPDYAGRIGLITPYSKDFCNSCNRLRVSAQGKLHLCLFSDAGLDLRETIRTGEADALAEKVRALIGNKEVSHYLQQGNTGGTQNLSIIGG
- the pyk gene encoding pyruvate kinase; protein product: MSQKPANQRTANPVRRTKIVATLGPASDKQGVLEKMLKAGVDVVRLNFSHGTADDHRRRLQQVREIADRLGKTVAALGDLQGPKIRIARFRDNAINLQERQPFVLDMSLDANEGDEKRVGCDYKDLIRDVSAGDVLLLDDGRVVLEVDRVSDREVHTTVVVGGKLSNNKGINKQGGGLSAAALTDKDKADLKTAIDIGVDYLAVSFPRTAADMQEARALLGEAGRHIGLVAKVERAEAVADEETLDDIIRASEAVMVARGDLGVEIGDAALIGVQKRMILRARQLNRAVITATQMLETMITAPLPTRAEVFDVANAVLDGTDAVMLSAETAAGDYPVEAVEAMTRLCLGAERERSAQESGHRMHQDFIRIDETISLSAMYAANHLAGVTAIACMTQTGYTPLIASRIRSGLPIVGLAHDPVAQRRMALYRGVISVLFVPGEKEGDRELNQRALDTLKAREIVKPGDQVILIRGDLMQSHGGTNTLKILEVE
- a CDS encoding glycerate kinase type-2 family protein, producing MNRLPELSTLKRPHDFTAWLRALADVAIASVHPDTLLPARLPEPPSGRTVVIGAGKAAAAMAAALEKAWSANYPDADLEGLVVTRYGHGAQCEMIDVLEAAHPMPDNMGEVAARRMLAAVTELGQSDLVIALISGGGSALMTLPAAGLTLAQKQSVNKALLRCGAPIREINTVRRHLSAIKGGRLAAAAHPAQVVTYLISDVPGDDPTLIASGPTLPDDSTPRDALEILRRYNLEIDQSLRAHLQREGSTPHPEDPAFARDTPVMLAKASDALEAARSAAVAAGIKVRVLGDNLEGEARTLGAEHGLLALAAQRDSREPLLILSGGETSVTVTGNGRGGRNVEYLLGLFSTLAGAEGIYGLAVDTDGIDGSEDNAGALFAPGDWTRMQTQGLDPAAYLANNDAYSFFAELENLIITGPTRTNVNDFRAILILPTAK
- a CDS encoding NCS2 family permease, whose protein sequence is MNLESNGFLDRVFKLRAHKTSVKTELVAGVTTFFTMAYVIFVNPNIMAEAGVDHGAAFVATCIGAALACFLMGLYANWPVGLAPGMGLNAFFTYTVVGEMGYSWQVALGAVFISGVLFMIMSLSRIREWLLNSIPMSLRFAMGAGVGLFLGLIGLKTAGIVVDNPATLLSMGSFSDPSVLLAALCFLLIAILSYRNMFGAILFSMLGVTALGWALGLVEYQGLVSTPPSLAPTWLAMDVQGAFNVGMISVILAFLFVNMFDTAGTLMGVAHRAHLVDDHGQIKNLPRALKADSTSSVMGAFVGCPPVTSYVESASGVAAGGRTGLTAVTVGLLFLLAVFFAPLAGMIPAYATAGALIYVAMLMMGGLAHINWEDHSDSIPAIVTAVMMPLTFSIANGIALGFVTYTAMKLFTGQHEKISISLYVLSAIFIAKFAFL
- a CDS encoding TetR/AcrR family transcriptional regulator produces the protein MSRSTSSSFNLSSERAEPTTAPAKRAGKIRVRNRELILAAAEEEFALHGFRGATIQRIAERAALPKSNVLYYFSNKQRLYIALFESIIERWDAMLASIRPEDDPAMTLARFIRVKVEMSRTHPQASRLFALEVIKGAPILKEHICSGLRDWVRDRAGVIQQWVDDGQMAPVDPVQLILLIWSSTQYYADFQTQILVIEGKAEYTQEDFDHAAKFLIDVILRGCGLDVPPFESVPQDGLNQEPEPEPE